One window of Gilliamella sp. B3022 genomic DNA carries:
- the tsf gene encoding translation elongation factor Ts: MAEITASMVKELRERTGAGMMECKKALVEANGDIDLAIDNMRKSGQAKAAKKAGRVAAEGVIISKIAADKKSGVILEINCETDFVAKDAGFLEFSEKVATAALNDGLTDLAALQAKFEEERTALVAKIGENIGIRRVQEITGEVVGSYQHGARIGVLVAANNGCDEELVKHIAMHIAASKPEYVSPSDVPADVVEHERNIQIDIAMQSGKPREIAEKMVEGRMRKFTGEVSLTGQPFVMDPSKTVGDLLAEKKATVAKFIRFEVGEGIEKVEVDFAAEVAAMSKQS; encoded by the coding sequence ATGGCTGAAATTACCGCTTCTATGGTAAAAGAACTGCGTGAAAGAACTGGCGCAGGTATGATGGAATGTAAAAAAGCATTAGTTGAAGCGAATGGCGATATCGATCTTGCTATCGACAACATGCGTAAATCTGGTCAAGCAAAAGCTGCTAAAAAAGCAGGTCGTGTTGCTGCTGAAGGTGTAATTATCTCTAAAATTGCTGCTGATAAAAAATCAGGTGTAATCTTAGAAATCAACTGTGAAACCGACTTTGTTGCTAAAGACGCTGGTTTCTTAGAATTTAGTGAAAAAGTTGCCACAGCCGCATTAAATGATGGTTTAACAGATCTTGCTGCTTTACAAGCAAAATTTGAAGAAGAACGTACAGCTTTAGTTGCTAAAATCGGTGAAAACATCGGTATTCGTCGTGTTCAAGAAATTACTGGTGAAGTTGTTGGTAGTTATCAACATGGTGCACGTATTGGCGTTTTAGTTGCTGCAAACAATGGCTGTGACGAAGAATTAGTGAAACATATTGCTATGCACATTGCAGCAAGTAAACCAGAATATGTCAGCCCAAGTGATGTACCTGCTGATGTGGTTGAACATGAACGTAATATCCAAATTGATATCGCTATGCAATCAGGTAAACCACGTGAAATCGCTGAAAAAATGGTTGAAGGTCGTATGCGTAAATTCACTGGTGAAGTTTCTCTTACTGGTCAACCATTTGTTATGGATCCAAGTAAAACAGTAGGTGATTTATTAGCAGAGAAAAAAGCGACAGTTGCTAAATTTATCCGCTTTGAAGTGGGTGAAGGCATCGAGAAAGTCGAAGTTGATTTTGCAGCAGAAGTTGCTGCGATGTCGAAACAATCTTAA
- the pyrH gene encoding UMP kinase: MATPFYKRILLKLSGEALQGDEGFGIDPTILDRMAQEIKELIEMNVQVAVVIGGGNLFRGAGLAKAGMNRVVGDHMGMLATVMNGLAMRDALHRIEVNARLMSAIPLNGVCDDYRWTEAISLLRHGKVVILSAGTGNPFFTTDSAACLRGIEIEADVVLKATKVDGVYSADPVKDPTATLYKTLNYGKVLDDELKVMDLAAFTLARDHNLPICVFNMNKPGALRRVILGEQEGTLINNQATVSC, from the coding sequence ATGGCAACCCCTTTCTATAAACGAATTTTACTTAAACTTAGTGGTGAAGCACTGCAAGGCGACGAAGGTTTTGGTATTGATCCAACCATTCTTGATCGTATGGCACAAGAAATTAAAGAACTGATTGAAATGAATGTTCAAGTTGCTGTCGTTATTGGAGGGGGAAATCTATTCCGGGGTGCTGGTCTTGCTAAAGCAGGAATGAACCGTGTTGTTGGCGATCATATGGGTATGTTGGCAACGGTAATGAATGGTCTTGCTATGCGTGATGCGTTGCATCGAATTGAAGTTAATGCTCGTTTAATGTCAGCCATTCCTTTAAATGGTGTATGTGATGATTATCGTTGGACTGAAGCGATTAGCTTGCTTCGTCATGGTAAAGTCGTTATTCTTTCTGCTGGTACAGGTAATCCATTTTTCACAACTGATTCTGCTGCATGTTTACGTGGTATTGAGATTGAAGCTGACGTAGTTTTAAAAGCAACTAAAGTTGACGGTGTTTACTCAGCTGATCCTGTTAAAGATCCAACGGCAACATTGTATAAAACATTAAATTATGGAAAAGTATTGGATGACGAATTAAAAGTGATGGACTTAGCAGCCTTCACCTTAGCGCGTGATCATAATTTACCTATTTGTGTATTTAATATGAACAAGCCAGGTGCGTTACGTCGGGTCATTTTAGGTGAACAAGAAGGAACATTAATTAATAATCAGGCAACAGTTAGCTGTTAG
- the frr gene encoding ribosome recycling factor, whose translation MLNEILKEAQTRMEKSIDAFQTHISKVRTGRASPSLLDGIMVEYYGSPTPLRQLANVVAEDARTLAITVFDKSLTPMIEKAILTSDLGLNPASAGTVIRVPLPPLTEERRRDLTKIVRNEAEQGRVSIRNIRRDANDQIKALLKDKEISEDDERKSQDLIQKATDAAIKKLDAVLADKEKELMEF comes from the coding sequence ATGTTAAATGAGATTTTAAAAGAAGCGCAAACGCGCATGGAAAAAAGTATTGATGCGTTTCAAACTCATATTTCTAAAGTTAGAACAGGCCGTGCATCGCCAAGTTTATTAGATGGGATTATGGTTGAATATTATGGTAGCCCAACACCACTACGTCAGCTAGCTAACGTTGTCGCTGAAGATGCAAGAACTTTAGCCATTACGGTATTTGATAAATCATTAACACCAATGATTGAAAAGGCGATTTTAACCTCTGATTTAGGACTCAATCCTGCTTCAGCAGGGACAGTTATTCGAGTACCTCTGCCACCGTTAACTGAAGAACGTCGTCGTGATTTAACTAAAATAGTCCGTAATGAAGCAGAACAAGGTCGTGTGTCAATTCGTAATATTCGTCGTGATGCTAACGATCAAATCAAAGCTTTGTTAAAAGATAAAGAAATCTCAGAAGATGATGAACGTAAATCACAAGATTTAATTCAAAAAGCAACAGATGCAGCTATCAAAAAATTAGATGCAGTGCTTGCAGATAAAGAAAAAGAGTTAATGGAATTTTAA
- the deoC gene encoding deoxyribose-phosphate aldolase gives MDYAKYIDHTLLAMNATEDQIRKLCEEAKQYHFYSVCVNSGYVPLVASLLKGSDVKVCSVVGFPLGAMLTSAKAFETEMAVKAGAEEIDMVINVGWLKSNDLTAVKEDIQAVFNACGSVPLKVILETCLLTKEEIVTVCTICKEIGVAFVKTSTGFSLSGATVEDVKLMRETVGDKMGVKASGGIRDRQTAEKMVQAGATRLGASAGIAIVSGDNASSSGY, from the coding sequence ATGGATTATGCAAAGTATATTGATCATACTTTACTGGCGATGAATGCCACAGAAGATCAAATACGTAAACTTTGTGAAGAAGCAAAGCAGTATCATTTCTATTCTGTATGTGTTAATTCAGGCTATGTGCCTTTAGTCGCTAGCTTGCTTAAAGGTAGCGATGTAAAGGTTTGTTCAGTTGTTGGCTTTCCTTTAGGGGCTATGCTGACTTCTGCTAAAGCATTTGAGACTGAAATGGCAGTCAAAGCTGGCGCAGAAGAGATCGATATGGTTATCAATGTCGGCTGGCTAAAAAGCAATGATTTAACGGCGGTTAAAGAAGATATTCAAGCGGTATTTAATGCTTGTGGTTCAGTGCCGTTAAAAGTTATTTTAGAAACTTGCTTATTAACTAAAGAAGAAATCGTTACAGTTTGTACAATTTGTAAAGAAATTGGCGTTGCTTTTGTTAAAACTTCAACTGGTTTTAGCTTATCAGGGGCAACTGTTGAAGATGTTAAATTGATGCGCGAAACAGTCGGTGATAAAATGGGTGTCAAAGCATCAGGTGGCATTAGAGATCGTCAAACTGCTGAAAAAATGGTTCAAGCTGGTGCAACACGGTTAGGCGCTAGTGCTGGTATTGCAATTGTATCAGGCGATAACGCATCATCTAGCGGCTATTAA
- the deoR gene encoding DNA-binding transcriptional repressor DeoR → METQPQKRINALIEQLKITDKIHLKQAAQMLAVSEMTIRRDLSNQSSCLAVLGGYVVNQARHTISQYFVSDQKDKHVDEKRYIGKLVSQFVDENDTIFFDCGTTMQFIIDEISDDIAFTAICYSLNAFLALQNKPKCKIILCGGQYQLNNAIFTGISSHNPLDFICPNKAFISAAGIDLTQGATCYHFDELNMKHQAMKKSNQNILIADHTKFNQVKPAFICNLDQFNLVMTDRAPDLNYVAYFEENNIGLIY, encoded by the coding sequence ATGGAAACGCAACCGCAAAAAAGAATTAATGCACTTATTGAGCAATTAAAAATTACCGATAAAATTCATTTAAAGCAAGCAGCGCAAATGCTTGCTGTTTCTGAAATGACAATTCGTCGAGATCTTAGTAATCAATCTTCATGTTTAGCTGTTTTAGGCGGTTATGTAGTTAACCAAGCACGCCATACCATATCGCAATATTTTGTTTCAGATCAAAAAGATAAACATGTAGATGAAAAGCGTTATATCGGCAAACTAGTTAGCCAATTTGTTGATGAGAACGATACTATTTTTTTTGATTGCGGTACAACCATGCAATTTATCATTGATGAAATTAGTGATGATATTGCTTTTACTGCAATCTGCTATTCACTCAATGCTTTTCTAGCGTTACAAAACAAACCAAAATGTAAAATCATTTTATGTGGTGGGCAATATCAGCTTAATAATGCAATTTTTACCGGCATTAGTTCCCATAATCCGCTCGATTTTATCTGTCCAAATAAAGCTTTTATTTCGGCAGCGGGTATTGATCTCACTCAAGGTGCAACTTGTTACCATTTTGATGAACTAAATATGAAGCATCAGGCGATGAAAAAATCGAATCAAAATATTTTAATTGCCGATCATACTAAGTTTAATCAAGTTAAACCGGCTTTTATTTGTAACCTTGATCAGTTTAATTTGGTGATGACCGATAGAGCACCGGATTTAAACTACGTCGCTTACTTTGAAGAAAATAACATTGGTTTAATTTATTAA
- the ispC gene encoding 1-deoxy-D-xylulose-5-phosphate reductoisomerase yields the protein MKNIAILGSTGSIGCSTLAVIRQNPTLYKAYVLVGGTNVAKMTEQCQEFKPKYVAMASKQAAQQLKANLANLKLNIEVLSGEQAMCDLAQLPEVNQVMAAIVGAAGLRPTLAAIKKGKRILLANKESLVTCGHLFMQAVKQYGAELLPVDSEHNAIFQSLPTAVQHDLGFANLTDHGIAKIVLTGSGGPFRELPLNQLTSVTPAQATLHPNWSMGKKISVDSATMMNKGLEYIEARWLFNASSEQMEIIVHPQSIIHSMVRYLDGSIIAELGVPDMCTPIAYSMSYPLRISSGVSALDFTQISSLTFNQPDFIRYPCLKLAIEACGDGQTATTALNAANEVAVEAFLQHKIGFMDIAKQVATTLDQLNFPEPATIDDVFTIDAWARAQCSKQIV from the coding sequence ATGAAAAATATCGCAATTTTAGGTTCAACAGGATCGATCGGCTGTAGCACGTTAGCCGTCATTCGGCAAAATCCAACTTTATACAAAGCTTATGTGCTAGTAGGTGGCACTAATGTTGCAAAAATGACAGAGCAGTGTCAGGAGTTTAAACCAAAATATGTTGCTATGGCGAGCAAACAAGCAGCGCAGCAGCTTAAAGCAAATTTAGCTAACCTAAAATTGAATATAGAAGTACTGAGTGGTGAGCAAGCTATGTGTGATTTAGCACAGCTCCCCGAAGTTAACCAAGTTATGGCTGCAATTGTTGGTGCAGCAGGATTAAGGCCGACTCTTGCTGCAATTAAAAAAGGTAAACGCATTTTACTCGCTAATAAAGAGTCATTAGTCACTTGTGGGCATTTATTTATGCAAGCGGTGAAGCAATATGGCGCCGAGCTACTGCCGGTCGATAGTGAACATAATGCGATCTTTCAAAGTTTACCTACCGCAGTACAACATGATCTTGGATTTGCTAATCTGACTGATCATGGTATCGCCAAAATTGTGTTAACCGGATCTGGCGGACCTTTTCGGGAACTACCGTTAAATCAATTAACTTCAGTCACGCCTGCGCAAGCGACTTTACATCCTAACTGGTCAATGGGTAAAAAGATTTCAGTTGATTCGGCAACGATGATGAATAAAGGCTTAGAATACATTGAAGCACGCTGGTTGTTTAATGCTAGTTCTGAACAGATGGAGATTATAGTACATCCTCAATCGATTATTCACTCAATGGTACGTTATCTAGATGGCAGTATTATTGCAGAATTAGGCGTGCCAGATATGTGTACGCCAATTGCTTATTCAATGTCTTATCCATTACGTATTTCATCCGGTGTTTCTGCTTTAGATTTTACTCAAATCTCATCATTAACCTTCAATCAACCTGATTTTATTCGCTATCCATGCTTAAAATTAGCCATTGAGGCTTGCGGTGACGGGCAAACGGCAACAACAGCGCTTAACGCTGCCAACGAAGTGGCAGTTGAAGCATTTTTACAGCATAAAATTGGTTTTATGGATATTGCCAAACAAGTTGCAACCACGTTAGATCAACTTAATTTTCCGGAACCTGCCACTATTGATGATGTGTTCACTATTGATGCATGGGCTAGAGCACAATGTAGCAAACAGATAGTTTAA
- a CDS encoding sugar O-acetyltransferase — translation MTEKDKMLAGLLYDPCINSLTNERLYAQDLCFQLNQLSPLAVNQRQHLFEKLLGKTGQQFTIMPGFQCDYGYNIEIGENFFANFNCIMLDAAKITFGNNVLVAPNCGFYTSGHPLDSQIRNSGLEFAKPITIGNNVWIGGNVIVLPNVTIGDNTVIAAGSIVDRDIPSNVVAMGTPCRVYKTL, via the coding sequence ATGACAGAAAAAGATAAAATGTTAGCAGGTTTGTTGTATGATCCTTGTATCAACTCACTTACTAATGAACGACTTTATGCGCAAGATCTTTGTTTTCAATTAAATCAATTATCACCATTAGCCGTAAATCAACGGCAACATCTCTTTGAAAAATTATTAGGAAAAACAGGACAACAATTTACAATTATGCCCGGTTTTCAATGTGATTATGGCTACAATATTGAAATTGGAGAGAATTTTTTTGCTAATTTTAACTGCATCATGCTTGATGCGGCCAAAATTACATTCGGAAATAATGTCCTTGTTGCACCCAATTGCGGTTTTTATACCTCAGGTCACCCACTTGATAGCCAAATACGCAACAGTGGGCTTGAGTTTGCCAAACCGATTACGATCGGTAATAACGTTTGGATCGGGGGTAACGTAATTGTACTACCCAATGTGACTATCGGGGATAATACGGTTATTGCAGCTGGCAGTATTGTAGATCGAGATATTCCTTCAAATGTCGTTGCCATGGGAACACCATGCCGAGTGTATAAAACACTTTAA
- a CDS encoding aminoimidazole riboside kinase, translated as MNSTKIWSLGDAVIDLLPFGDMNYQACAGGAPANVAIGIAKLGLPSGFIGRVGNDPFGHFMEKTFCEHHVDCQSLEKDEEHRTSTVVVDLGENGERSFTFLVSPSADQFLSEQALPDFNQDILHFCSLALVGTTCRQTLKQAIEKLNDKNGLISFDINLREQMWQDKNEMRTIITQFCHDADILKLSDEELFWLTEGQDWHVALDKLQQHYNAPLKLVTKGRDGSIVLWQGKTFTFDSFHVNSIDTTGAGDAFIAGLLSSIASSGMPEDKLMLESMMTIASACGALATTKKGALTALPDSAFLQSFISDNPALCAKQMA; from the coding sequence ATGAATAGTACAAAAATTTGGTCTCTTGGGGATGCTGTTATTGATTTGTTGCCATTTGGTGATATGAATTATCAAGCTTGCGCTGGAGGTGCTCCGGCTAATGTTGCTATTGGTATTGCTAAGTTAGGACTGCCCTCTGGTTTTATTGGTAGAGTTGGTAATGATCCATTTGGTCACTTCATGGAAAAGACTTTTTGTGAGCATCATGTTGATTGCCAAAGTCTTGAAAAGGATGAGGAGCATAGAACAAGCACTGTTGTTGTTGATTTAGGTGAAAATGGTGAACGAAGTTTTACCTTTCTGGTTTCACCTTCGGCCGATCAATTTTTGTCTGAACAAGCACTTCCTGATTTTAATCAAGATATTCTTCATTTTTGTTCTCTAGCATTAGTTGGAACAACTTGTCGACAAACGCTCAAACAAGCTATTGAGAAACTTAATGATAAAAATGGTTTAATTAGTTTTGATATCAATTTACGTGAACAAATGTGGCAAGATAAAAATGAAATGCGCACAATTATCACTCAATTCTGTCATGATGCTGACATTCTTAAACTCTCTGATGAAGAGTTGTTTTGGTTAACTGAGGGCCAAGATTGGCATGTAGCACTCGATAAATTGCAACAACATTATAATGCACCACTTAAGTTAGTTACCAAAGGTAGAGATGGTAGTATTGTGTTATGGCAAGGTAAAACTTTTACTTTTGACTCATTTCATGTCAATAGCATTGATACAACTGGAGCTGGTGATGCATTTATTGCCGGCTTACTTAGTAGTATCGCTTCGTCAGGAATGCCTGAAGATAAATTAATGTTAGAAAGTATGATGACCATTGCCAGTGCCTGTGGCGCCTTAGCAACTACCAAAAAAGGGGCATTAACAGCACTTCCCGATAGCGCATTTTTGCAATCATTTATTAGTGATAACCCTGCTTTATGCGCTAAACAAATGGCGTAA
- a CDS encoding glycoside hydrolase family 32 protein codes for MSTAIDEANLAVKKLEKVMNKQYYPHFHLAPQSGWMNDPNGLIYFKGQYHAFYQHHPYNENWGPMHWGHAVSDDLVTWRRLPIAIAPGDDYDKSGCFSGSAVNNNGELCLIYTGHIWLAGQGNDEKISQSQCLATSKDGVHFKKHGTILAPEDGIMHFRDPKVWLQDDTWWMVVGQRDTDDVGQILLYHSKDLKRWTFDHVIVSNIDPNVYMLECPDFFKLGDKWILMFSPQGMKAKGYQYRNRFQSGYIVGDWQPGKKFSIIKSFQEMDFGHDFYAPQSFLAADGRRIVFAWMDMWESTMPSKQDKWMGSFTLPRELILDHNNNVRNRPIKELAALREQSQSLSEIILNSELKNTHIKSISCELNVEFDLSQSTAERFGLQLSATKNGEQATLLYVDLQSKRIVLDRSLSGIELKGYRSVPLPKTKKLSLHIYIDASSVEVFVNDDLYSLSSRIYPKLPAERQINLFAENGSAKIIQLDSWQLKSIYA; via the coding sequence ATGTCTACTGCTATTGATGAAGCGAATCTAGCTGTGAAAAAGCTAGAGAAAGTGATGAACAAACAATATTATCCGCATTTTCATTTAGCGCCACAGTCTGGCTGGATGAATGATCCTAATGGTTTGATCTATTTTAAAGGTCAATATCATGCTTTTTACCAGCATCATCCTTATAATGAAAATTGGGGACCAATGCATTGGGGGCATGCTGTTAGCGATGATCTGGTAACATGGAGAAGGTTACCTATTGCTATTGCACCTGGCGATGATTACGATAAAAGTGGCTGTTTTTCTGGTTCAGCAGTCAATAATAATGGCGAGCTATGCTTAATCTATACAGGCCATATTTGGTTAGCCGGTCAAGGTAATGATGAAAAAATTTCTCAATCACAATGCTTAGCAACCAGTAAAGATGGTGTCCATTTTAAAAAACACGGTACCATACTTGCGCCAGAAGATGGTATTATGCACTTTCGTGATCCTAAGGTTTGGCTTCAAGATGATACATGGTGGATGGTTGTTGGGCAACGTGATACTGATGATGTTGGGCAAATTTTACTTTATCATTCAAAAGATCTTAAACGTTGGACATTTGACCATGTTATTGTTAGTAATATCGATCCTAATGTGTATATGCTAGAATGTCCGGACTTTTTCAAACTTGGTGATAAATGGATTTTAATGTTCTCGCCACAAGGTATGAAGGCTAAAGGCTATCAGTATCGAAATCGTTTTCAATCTGGTTATATTGTTGGTGATTGGCAGCCAGGTAAAAAGTTTTCAATAATCAAATCATTTCAAGAAATGGATTTTGGCCATGATTTTTATGCGCCACAATCGTTTCTTGCTGCTGATGGACGACGAATTGTGTTTGCTTGGATGGATATGTGGGAATCGACCATGCCAAGTAAACAAGATAAATGGATGGGTTCTTTTACACTTCCTCGTGAATTGATATTGGATCACAATAATAATGTTCGCAATCGTCCAATTAAAGAGTTGGCTGCGCTCCGTGAACAGTCACAATCATTAAGTGAAATAATTCTTAATAGTGAACTGAAAAATACTCATATTAAATCCATTAGCTGTGAACTGAATGTTGAGTTTGATTTATCACAAAGTACTGCAGAGCGATTTGGTTTGCAGCTATCGGCAACCAAAAATGGTGAACAAGCAACATTGTTATATGTGGATTTACAATCAAAACGTATTGTTCTTGATCGTAGTCTTTCTGGAATTGAATTAAAAGGTTATCGTAGTGTACCGCTACCAAAAACGAAAAAACTGTCGTTACATATTTATATTGATGCATCATCGGTTGAAGTATTTGTTAATGATGATTTGTATAGTCTTTCAAGTCGTATCTATCCTAAATTACCAGCAGAACGGCAGATAAATTTATTTGCTGAAAATGGTAGTGCCAAAATTATTCAGCTCGACAGTTGGCAATTAAAATCTATTTATGCTTAA
- a CDS encoding LacI family DNA-binding transcriptional regulator: MASLKDVAKLASVSLMTVSRAINNPEKLNKQTYERVKQAIEQLNYVPDLSARKIRGDNSGPCAIGVLALETAITPFSVELLQAIEKTAQTHGWNTFIVNLFDDKDPDHAINTLLSYRPNGIIYTTMGLRKVDIPEKLLGKNIVLANCVTDNEKLACYIPDDYTGQYQAMQQVIQKGYKKPLCIYLSEKTLAGKTRRKGAEQAWLDAGKNLRKIISYHMSILENNITQEYMMTIDILKQHCNNTPDFDVLICGNDRIAFVAYQFLLSQGLHIPNDVAILGYDNMVGTGELFYPPLTTVQLPHYEIGKQAALHIINGQTETNISYVASPYLERNSL, encoded by the coding sequence ATGGCTTCACTTAAGGATGTTGCAAAATTGGCATCGGTGTCTTTGATGACAGTTTCTCGTGCAATTAATAATCCTGAAAAATTAAATAAACAGACATATGAACGTGTAAAACAAGCCATTGAGCAACTCAATTATGTGCCAGATCTCTCAGCCAGAAAAATTCGTGGCGATAACTCAGGTCCTTGTGCTATTGGTGTTTTAGCTTTAGAAACGGCAATAACACCATTTTCAGTAGAATTATTACAAGCTATAGAAAAAACTGCCCAAACTCATGGTTGGAATACCTTTATTGTTAATTTATTTGATGATAAAGATCCTGATCATGCAATTAATACTCTTTTATCCTATCGTCCTAACGGTATTATTTACACTACTATGGGACTAAGGAAAGTTGATATTCCAGAAAAGCTGCTTGGCAAAAATATTGTTTTGGCAAATTGTGTTACTGACAATGAAAAGCTAGCTTGCTATATTCCCGATGACTACACAGGTCAATACCAAGCGATGCAACAAGTGATACAAAAAGGCTATAAAAAACCGCTATGCATTTATTTATCAGAAAAAACATTGGCAGGTAAAACACGTCGTAAGGGTGCCGAACAAGCATGGCTTGATGCAGGAAAAAATTTAAGAAAAATAATTAGTTATCATATGTCCATATTGGAAAACAATATTACTCAAGAATACATGATGACAATTGATATATTGAAACAACATTGTAATAACACTCCTGATTTTGATGTATTAATTTGTGGTAATGATCGCATTGCTTTTGTTGCCTATCAATTTTTACTCAGTCAAGGACTTCATATACCCAACGATGTGGCCATATTAGGTTACGACAATATGGTGGGCACTGGCGAATTATTTTACCCACCGCTTACTACAGTTCAATTACCGCATTATGAAATAGGCAAGCAAGCAGCGTTACATATCATCAATGGTCAAACAGAAACAAACATAAGCTATGTGGCTTCGCCCTATTTAGAAAGAAACTCTTTGTAA
- a CDS encoding oligosaccharide MFS transporter produces the protein MNMMQNRNYWFSSGYLITFYAAWSLWWSFYAIWLKSKIGLSGEQLGIVYAANSAAAMFFMIFYGIIQDKLQIGKAVITFQSIVMILIGPFLIYVYEPLLRNDFLLGVCIGAPVLSAGFISGCALIDSFIERISRLFGFEFGPARFWGSFGYAAATFIAGILFSIDPHINFWMASVVSAIYFIINLIFNPKQEFFANSETQAVIQKPTIPTMSEILSLFAMKKFWLFVFFIIGTNSFYTIYDQQLFPNFYTSFFDKPEDGYQVYGYLNSFQVFLEATCMILAPFFINKIGAKKSLLVAALVMICRISLSATLDNIYLISLVKLFHAIETPLFILAVFKYVVSNFDERLSSTLYLVGFNISSNVGVIVLSWLVGKLFDKTGYSTTFYVLASIVLFILIIAIFTLSDDKKKKQQ, from the coding sequence ATGAATATGATGCAAAATAGAAATTATTGGTTCTCGTCAGGTTATCTTATTACCTTTTATGCTGCTTGGTCTCTTTGGTGGTCTTTTTATGCCATTTGGTTAAAAAGTAAAATCGGCTTATCCGGTGAGCAACTTGGTATTGTTTATGCCGCTAACTCTGCTGCTGCTATGTTTTTTATGATTTTTTATGGCATCATTCAAGATAAATTACAGATAGGCAAAGCGGTCATTACCTTTCAAAGTATCGTTATGATACTCATTGGACCGTTTTTAATTTATGTGTATGAACCGTTATTACGAAATGATTTTCTATTAGGTGTGTGTATTGGTGCGCCAGTTTTAAGTGCTGGCTTTATTTCTGGATGCGCATTGATTGATTCTTTTATTGAGCGAATTAGTCGATTGTTTGGTTTTGAATTTGGTCCTGCACGATTCTGGGGATCGTTTGGTTATGCGGCTGCAACTTTTATAGCCGGTATTTTATTTAGTATCGATCCACATATTAATTTTTGGATGGCATCTGTTGTTTCTGCTATCTATTTTATTATTAATTTAATTTTTAATCCTAAACAAGAATTTTTTGCCAACAGTGAAACACAAGCCGTAATACAAAAACCAACCATTCCAACCATGAGTGAAATTCTTTCATTATTTGCTATGAAAAAATTTTGGTTATTTGTCTTTTTTATAATTGGAACTAACAGCTTTTATACTATTTATGATCAACAACTTTTTCCAAATTTTTATACCAGCTTTTTTGATAAACCAGAGGATGGCTATCAAGTCTATGGTTATTTAAATTCATTCCAGGTATTTTTAGAAGCAACTTGTATGATTTTAGCACCTTTCTTTATTAATAAAATAGGAGCAAAAAAATCATTGTTAGTAGCGGCATTAGTAATGATTTGCCGGATTTCATTATCAGCAACCTTAGATAATATTTATCTGATTTCGCTAGTTAAACTATTCCATGCAATTGAAACACCACTATTCATATTAGCTGTGTTTAAATATGTGGTAAGTAATTTTGATGAAAGATTATCATCTACCTTATATTTAGTAGGCTTTAATATTTCATCTAATGTTGGTGTTATTGTTTTATCATGGTTAGTAGGTAAATTATTCGATAAAACAGGCTATTCGACAACATTTTATGTATTGGCAAGTATTGTGCTATTTATTTTGATTATTGCGATATTTACTTTAAGTGATGATAAAAAAAAGAAACAGCAATAA